The sequence ATTAGAATGCACATTCAATGCTCCCACGCTTAGCGTAAGAGCAGCAATCAACATACAGGTGGAACAAACAATGGAATATCGCGTACTCGGCCGCACTGGCTGGAAAGTCTCAACGGTCAGTTTTGGAAGTTGGGCAATTGGGGGCACCTGGGGCACAGTCAACGACGATGAATCGCGTCTGGCGTTGCATAAGGCCGTGGACGAAGGCGTCAATTTTTTCGATACCGCTGATGTGTACGGGGATGGCCGCAGCGAGCGACTTCTGGCGCAGTTGCGCAAAGAGCGCAGTGAAAAAATTTATATCGCCACAAAGGCAGGGCGGCGCCTCGACCCGCACGTCACTGAGGGCTACAATCGCGTAAATCTCACGGCCTTCGTTGAGCGGAGCTTACGTAATCTGAATACCGACGCGTTGGACTTGTTGCAACTGCATTGTCCGCCGACGGATGTGTACTACATGCCGGAAGTATTCGGCGTATTGGATGATCTGGTCAAGGCCGATAAAGTGCAATATTACGGCGTGAGCGTTGAACGGGTGGAGGAGGCATTGAAGGCGCTTGATTATCCTGAGGTTCAAAGCGTCCAGATGATCTATAACATTTTTCGTCAACGGCCACAGGAGCTGTTTTTTGCTGAGGCAATGCGCCGCCAGGTTGGTATATTGGCGCGATTGCCCTTATCTTCCGGCATGCTATCCGGTAAATTCAATCCTGCCAGTACCTTCGCAGCGGACGACCATCGGCAATTCAATCGTCAAGGTGCTGCCTTTGATCGGGGTGAGACGTTTTCAGGGCTGGA is a genomic window of Glaciimonas sp. PAMC28666 containing:
- a CDS encoding aldo/keto reductase, whose translation is MEYRVLGRTGWKVSTVSFGSWAIGGTWGTVNDDESRLALHKAVDEGVNFFDTADVYGDGRSERLLAQLRKERSEKIYIATKAGRRLDPHVTEGYNRVNLTAFVERSLRNLNTDALDLLQLHCPPTDVYYMPEVFGVLDDLVKADKVQYYGVSVERVEEALKALDYPEVQSVQMIYNIFRQRPQELFFAEAMRRQVGILARLPLSSGMLSGKFNPASTFAADDHRQFNRQGAAFDRGETFSGLDYATGLEAVEALRALVPAGMSMAQLALRWILMSPAITCVLAGAKRADQVAENMLAADLPPLPDGLMEAIDALYRERVRPHVHHYW